A single genomic interval of Campylobacter concisus harbors:
- a CDS encoding Fur family transcriptional regulator, with protein MIENLEYDALLEKFKRVLRDNGLKYTKQREILLKTLYNNGEHFTPERLYLFIKETHPELNIGIATVYRTLNLLEESEMVTSISFGSQGKKFELATKPHHDHMICRKCGLIIEFEDPMIEKRQISIAKDHGFKLTGHMMQLYGICEKCSKNNIKGK; from the coding sequence ATGATAGAAAATTTAGAATATGATGCGTTGCTTGAGAAATTCAAAAGAGTGCTTCGCGACAATGGTTTAAAATATACGAAACAGCGTGAAATTTTACTAAAAACGCTATACAACAATGGCGAACACTTTACTCCAGAAAGACTTTATCTTTTTATAAAAGAGACACACCCTGAGCTAAATATTGGTATCGCAACTGTTTATAGAACACTAAATCTACTTGAAGAATCAGAGATGGTGACATCAATCAGCTTTGGTTCGCAAGGTAAAAAATTTGAGCTTGCCACAAAGCCACATCACGACCATATGATATGCAGAAAGTGCGGTCTTATCATAGAATTTGAAGATCCAATGATAGAAAAAAGACAAATCAGTATCGCAAAAGATCATGGCTTTAAACTAACTGGTCATATGATGCAGCTTTATGGAATTTGTGAAAAATGCTCAAAAAATAATATAAAGGGAAAGTAA
- the lysS gene encoding lysine--tRNA ligase, with product MFDNQHEIQRLQSIDELRNLGINPYPHFLRRDMNISKFRLKFNYINDTEEKKAEGQLVGLAGRIKLIRDAGKAVFANIEDEDGNLQIYFSNKTLDPEWFKIVKKYVEIGDIVYVRGYAFITRTGEFSMHVSELSLASKSISPLPEKYHGLVDVETRYRQRYLDMIMNPEVRADFKRRSVIISTIRRFFEEKGFLEVETPMLHPIAGGANAKPFITFHNALGVERYLRIAPELYLKRLIVGGFEAVYEMNRNFRNEGMDLTHNPEFTSIEFYWAYHNYHDLMGITEDLFNVILDKLDMEKVVNFDGMEIDFSKPFKRISYKKALVEIGGLDENIINDKDKILAKLRADGLEANEKLDLGHLQAELFDNYVESKLIHPTFVIDYPISISPLSRRSDANPDVAERFELFIAGRELANGFNELNDPIDQYNRFKAQIDAKNAGDDEAHEMDEDYVKALGYGMPPVAGEGIGIDRLVMLLTDKKSIRDVVLFPAMRPLKNEIKENEK from the coding sequence ATATTTGACAATCAACATGAGATTCAACGACTACAAAGCATAGACGAGCTAAGAAATTTAGGCATTAATCCATATCCACATTTTCTTAGAAGAGATATGAATATCTCTAAATTTAGACTAAAATTTAACTACATTAATGATACAGAAGAAAAAAAGGCCGAAGGTCAGCTAGTAGGTCTTGCAGGTAGAATAAAACTCATTCGTGATGCTGGAAAAGCGGTTTTTGCAAATATCGAAGATGAAGATGGAAATTTACAAATTTACTTTAGTAATAAAACGCTTGATCCAGAGTGGTTTAAAATCGTTAAAAAATACGTAGAGATAGGCGATATCGTCTATGTTAGAGGTTATGCATTTATAACAAGAACTGGCGAATTTTCTATGCATGTAAGCGAGCTTAGCCTTGCTTCAAAGTCGATAAGCCCACTTCCTGAGAAGTATCATGGCCTAGTTGATGTTGAGACAAGATATCGCCAAAGATATCTTGATATGATAATGAACCCTGAAGTTAGAGCTGATTTTAAAAGACGCTCGGTGATTATTAGTACGATTAGAAGATTTTTTGAAGAAAAAGGCTTTTTAGAAGTTGAAACACCGATGCTGCACCCAATAGCAGGCGGTGCAAACGCCAAGCCATTTATCACTTTTCATAATGCTCTTGGAGTCGAGAGATATCTAAGGATCGCACCTGAATTATACCTCAAACGTCTTATAGTAGGTGGCTTTGAAGCTGTTTATGAGATGAATAGAAATTTTAGAAACGAAGGAATGGATCTTACTCATAACCCTGAGTTTACAAGCATAGAGTTTTACTGGGCATACCACAACTATCACGATTTAATGGGCATTACAGAGGATCTTTTTAATGTCATTTTAGACAAGCTAGATATGGAAAAGGTTGTAAATTTTGACGGCATGGAGATTGATTTTAGTAAGCCATTTAAGCGAATAAGCTACAAAAAAGCTCTCGTTGAGATCGGCGGACTAGATGAGAATATCATAAACGACAAAGATAAAATTTTAGCAAAACTAAGAGCCGATGGCCTTGAAGCAAATGAGAAGCTCGATCTTGGTCACTTGCAGGCTGAGCTATTTGATAACTATGTAGAGAGCAAACTAATCCACCCAACTTTTGTTATTGATTATCCGATTTCGATCAGTCCACTTTCAAGAAGAAGTGACGCAAACCCTGATGTGGCTGAGAGATTTGAGTTATTTATCGCTGGTCGTGAGCTAGCAAATGGCTTTAACGAGCTAAACGATCCAATCGATCAATACAACCGTTTTAAAGCGCAAATCGATGCTAAAAACGCAGGCGATGATGAGGCACACGAGATGGATGAGGACTATGTAAAAGCCCTAGGATACGGCATGCCACCAGTTGCAGGTGAGGGTATAGGCATCGATAGGCTTGTTATGCTTTTAACTGATAAAAAATCAATACGTGATGTTGTGCTCTTCCCAGCGATGAGGCCACTTAAAAATGAGATAAAGGAGAATGAAAAATGA
- a CDS encoding serine hydroxymethyltransferase, producing MSLQSYDKDIYDLVNLELKRQCDHLEMIASENFTYPEVMEVMGSILTNKYAEGYPGKRYYGGCEFVDEIEQIAIDRCKELFGCEFANVQPNSGSQANQGVYGALLNPGDKILGMDLSHGGHLTHGAKVSSSGKMYESFFYGVELDGRINYDRVMDIAKIVKPKMIVCGASAYTREIEFKKFREIADAVGAILFADVAHIAGLVVAGEHQSPFPYCDVVSSTTHKTLRGPRGGIIMTNNEEYAKKINASIFPGIQGGPLVHVIAAKAVGFKHNLSPEWKIYAKQVKANAKKLGEVLIKRGFDLVSGGTDNHLILMSFLNRDFSGKDADIALGNAGITVNKNTVPGETRSPFITSGIRVGSPALTARGMKEAEFELIANKIADVLSDINNTSLQEKTKAELVELAHKFIIYDKATF from the coding sequence ATGAGTTTGCAAAGCTACGATAAGGACATTTACGATCTAGTAAATTTAGAGCTAAAACGCCAATGTGATCACCTTGAGATGATCGCTAGTGAAAATTTTACATATCCAGAAGTTATGGAAGTAATGGGCTCAATCCTAACAAACAAATACGCTGAAGGCTATCCTGGCAAGAGATATTATGGTGGCTGCGAATTTGTCGATGAGATCGAGCAAATAGCGATTGATAGATGTAAAGAGCTTTTTGGATGTGAATTTGCAAACGTTCAACCAAACTCAGGCTCTCAGGCAAATCAAGGTGTTTATGGCGCTTTACTTAATCCAGGCGATAAAATTTTAGGCATGGATCTAAGCCATGGTGGACACTTAACACACGGCGCAAAGGTCAGTAGCTCTGGCAAGATGTATGAGAGCTTTTTCTATGGCGTCGAGCTTGATGGCCGCATAAACTACGATAGAGTCATGGATATCGCAAAGATAGTAAAACCAAAAATGATCGTTTGTGGCGCAAGTGCATACACAAGAGAGATCGAGTTTAAAAAATTCCGTGAGATAGCTGACGCTGTTGGGGCGATACTTTTTGCAGATGTTGCTCACATTGCTGGTCTTGTTGTTGCTGGTGAGCATCAAAGTCCTTTCCCATACTGCGATGTCGTAAGCTCAACTACGCATAAAACATTAAGAGGCCCAAGAGGCGGCATAATAATGACAAATAACGAAGAGTATGCTAAGAAGATAAATGCCTCTATTTTTCCAGGTATCCAGGGCGGACCACTAGTTCATGTTATCGCAGCAAAAGCAGTTGGTTTTAAGCACAACCTTAGTCCTGAGTGGAAAATTTATGCTAAACAAGTAAAAGCAAATGCTAAAAAATTAGGCGAAGTACTAATAAAAAGAGGCTTTGACCTAGTAAGCGGTGGCACTGATAACCATCTAATTTTAATGAGCTTTTTAAATAGAGATTTTAGCGGTAAGGACGCAGACATCGCTCTAGGAAATGCTGGCATAACTGTAAATAAAAACACAGTCCCTGGCGAGACAAGAAGTCCATTTATCACAAGTGGTATACGTGTGGGTAGTCCTGCGCTTACGGCTCGTGGTATGAAAGAGGCTGAGTTTGAGCTAATAGCAAACAAAATAGCTGACGTTCTAAGCGACATAAACAACACATCTTTACAAGAGAAGACAAAAGCTGAGCTAGTTGAACTTGCTCATAAATTTATAATCTATGATAAAGCGACATTTTGA
- a CDS encoding DUF1882 domain-containing protein, translating to MQSIDTALIKIITTHYYIKRDTIVNKIEYRGKIFFDKFEKINEPLTYGVMKEHEEGKAVIAHSLINAYDKVENIVFDYNGRTPDRFWHKAQLLLREEGFINFTAYESKTPGHLHLYVHKGHTTLNEACQLANVLNAKLSQKLPKEWRMFPNIDMPKEFNILTLPYKLYQKERGASWSKYM from the coding sequence ATGCAAAGTATTGATACGGCACTTATAAAGATTATTACAACTCACTACTATATCAAGCGTGATACGATCGTTAATAAAATAGAATACAGAGGCAAAATTTTCTTTGATAAATTTGAAAAGATAAATGAGCCACTAACTTACGGTGTCATGAAAGAGCATGAAGAGGGTAAGGCTGTTATCGCGCACTCTTTAATAAATGCATATGATAAAGTTGAAAATATAGTTTTTGACTATAACGGCAGAACCCCTGATAGATTTTGGCATAAAGCACAGCTTCTTCTAAGAGAAGAGGGCTTTATAAATTTTACAGCCTACGAGAGCAAGACGCCAGGGCATCTGCACCTTTATGTGCATAAAGGTCACACTACGCTAAATGAGGCTTGCCAGCTAGCAAACGTGCTCAACGCAAAGCTTTCACAGAAGCTACCTAAAGAGTGGAGAATGTTTCCAAATATCGATATGCCAAAAGAATTTAATATACTAACTTTACCTTATAAGCTCTATCAAAAGGAGCGTGGGGCAAGTTGGTCAAAATATATGTAA
- a CDS encoding SPOR domain-containing protein, whose product MENDELKDILLERDDDARGLKLKKLLIFIAALIILFLIIVVAMKLVNSSDPSQAQNEADSRLVLPPVPAEQPVDRQAPIADTNSDNKKGDTQLFEQVPIVPENKQQDEFEDMIKKLKDKENNKPVSKTEESKEIVKPIEKPAEIPAKKAETKVDAPVKKVEKVAATDKKSESKPAKTENKIDKKIEKKVETKVEKTDKKAEVAKSEPATKGSYVQVFVTSKFNPNAEYMKKIAAKGYSYKTIKVGELTKILVGPFDEKTLQKAVGDIRKDINKDAFIFRAK is encoded by the coding sequence GTGGAAAATGATGAGTTAAAAGATATTCTTTTAGAAAGAGATGATGACGCAAGGGGATTGAAGCTAAAAAAACTTCTTATATTTATAGCAGCTCTTATTATACTTTTTTTGATCATTGTAGTGGCTATGAAGCTAGTAAATTCAAGTGATCCTTCACAAGCGCAAAATGAAGCTGATTCAAGACTAGTGCTTCCTCCAGTACCAGCTGAGCAGCCAGTAGATAGACAAGCTCCGATAGCTGATACAAATTCAGACAATAAAAAAGGCGATACACAGCTTTTTGAGCAAGTACCGATCGTGCCTGAAAATAAGCAACAAGATGAATTTGAAGATATGATCAAAAAGCTAAAAGATAAAGAAAACAATAAGCCTGTTTCTAAAACCGAAGAGTCAAAAGAGATAGTTAAGCCTATTGAAAAGCCAGCTGAAATACCAGCTAAAAAAGCTGAGACAAAGGTAGATGCTCCAGTTAAAAAAGTCGAAAAAGTGGCAGCTACTGATAAAAAGAGTGAGTCAAAACCAGCCAAAACTGAAAATAAAATAGATAAAAAGATTGAAAAAAAGGTTGAAACCAAAGTAGAAAAAACGGATAAAAAAGCTGAAGTAGCTAAAAGTGAACCTGCTACAAAAGGCTCTTACGTTCAAGTGTTTGTGACTAGTAAATTTAATCCAAATGCTGAGTATATGAAGAAGATCGCTGCCAAGGGATATAGCTACAAGACTATAAAAGTTGGCGAGCTGACTAAAATTTTAGTTGGTCCATTTGATGAAAAAACGCTTCAAAAAGCAGTAGGCGATATTAGAAAAGATATCAATAAAGACGCTTTTATCTTTAGAGCAAAATGA